From the genome of Streptomyces sp. NBC_01341, one region includes:
- a CDS encoding RRQRL motif-containing zinc-binding protein — protein MATLSVYRWRLAPDGYATRRQLRALGLRPGGQDVAAQLERPRRRRGPLVAYLYRIDRAKPVRPMTPARRAALAKAMAARRTCPNCLRDAGYCIPRSLGMCVPCSDLFSSRPSRGNETE, from the coding sequence ATGGCCACGCTGTCTGTCTACCGGTGGCGCCTGGCCCCGGACGGATACGCCACCCGCCGCCAACTCCGAGCCCTCGGGCTACGGCCCGGCGGCCAGGACGTAGCAGCGCAGCTCGAACGGCCCCGCCGACGGCGGGGCCCGCTGGTCGCCTACCTCTACCGCATCGACCGGGCCAAACCGGTACGGCCGATGACCCCCGCCCGGCGGGCCGCTCTCGCTAAGGCGATGGCGGCCCGGCGGACCTGCCCCAACTGCCTTCGCGACGCGGGGTACTGCATCCCGCGTTCGCTCGGCATGTGCGTGCCCTGTTCAGACCTTTTCAGCAGCCGCCCGAGCCGCGGCAACGAGACGGAGTGA